The Malus domestica chromosome 13, GDT2T_hap1 genome includes a window with the following:
- the LOC103453055 gene encoding mitogen-activated protein kinase 15, protein MQSDQRKKSSAEVDFFTEYGEGSRYKIEEVIGKGSYGVVCSAYDTHTGEKVAIKKINDIFEHVSDATRILREIKLLRLLRHPDIVEIKHILLPPSRREFKDIYVVFELMESDLHQVIKANDDLTPEHYQFFLYQLLRGMKYIHTANVFHRDLKPKNILANADCKLKICDFGLARVAFSDTPTAIFWTDYVATRWYRAPELCGSFFSKYTPAIDIWSIGCIFAELLTGKPLFPGKNVVHQLDLMTELLGTPSTDAIARVRNEKARRYLSSMRRKKQIPFSQKFPNADPLALRLLERMLAFEPKDRPTAEEALADPYFKGLAKVEREPSAQPVTKMEFEFERRRITKEDVRELIYRETLEYHPKMLKEYLEGSEPTGFMYPSAVDHFKKQFAYLEEHYGNGTTAVAPERTHASLPRACVSYSDNQVQHSTDVTDDLSRCCIKEVEKPQTDRSSGIATTRLPIQVPHTIQGAARPGKVVGSVLRFNNCGAAAAAEALEQRRVVRNPAAPAQYPAASAASYPRRNLPCKNERGECEGVEGSNGLQPKPPQYIPRKVAAAQGGSGSQWY, encoded by the exons ATGCAGTCTGATCAAAGGAAAAAG TCATCTGCAGAAGTGGACTTCTTCACAGAATATGGTGAGGGTAGTAGGTATAAAATAGAGGAAGTCATTGGTAAGGGAAGCTATGGTGTTGTTTGCTCCGCATATGATACACATACTGGAGAAAAGGTTgcgataaagaaaataaatgatATCTTTGAACATGTATCGGATGCCACCCGCATTCTTCGCGAGATTAAACTTCTTAGGCTCCTACGTCATCCTGACATTGTAGAGATCAAGCACATCTTGTTACCACCATCCAGAAGGGAATTCAAAGACATATATGTTGTCTTTGAACTTATGGAATCTGATTTACACCAGGTTATTAAAGCAAATGACGATTTAACACCAGAACATTATCAGTTCTTTCTTTATCAGCTTCTTCGAGGCATGAAGTACATACACACAG CAAATGTCTTTCACCGAGAtctaaaacccaaaaatatcTTAGCAAATGCTGACTGCAAGCTCAAGATCTGTGACTTTGGTCTTGCAAGAGTAGCTTTCAGTGATACTCCTACCGCTATATTTTGGACA GACTATGTTGCCACAAGATGGTACAGGGCCCCTGAATTGTGTGGATCATTTTTCTCAAAG TATACACCTGCAATAGATATATGGAGCATAGGGTGCATTTTTGCAGAGCTCTTAACTGGAAAGCCTCTATTTCCTGGCAAAAACGTTGTCCATCAATTGGATCTGATGACTGAACTATTGGGAACACCATCTACCGATGCAATTGCCAGG GTACGCAATGAGAAGGCACGCAGATACTTGAGCAGTATGCGAAGGAAGAAGCAAATTCCTTTCTCCCAGAAGTTCCCTAATGCAGACCCACTTGCTCTTCGTTTATTAGAAAGAATGTTGGCATTTGAACCAAAGGATAGACCTACTGCTGAAGAG GCTCTTGCTGATCCCTATTTTAAGGGTTTGGCAAAGGTGGAGAGAGAACCTTCTGCTCAGCCTGTTACCAAGATGGAATTTGAATTTGAGAGGCGAAGGATAACCAAGGAAGATGTAAGGGAGCTCATTTACCGTGAGACTCTTGAATACCATCCAAAGATGTTGAAGGAGTACTTAGAAGGATCTGAGCCAACTGGCTTCATGTATCCAAG TGCTGTTGACCATTTCAAGAAGCAATTCGCTTATCTTGAGGAGCACTACGGAAATGGCACAACAGCTGTTGCGCCTGAAAGAACACATGCATCGCTACCCAG ggcatgtgtttcatattcagATAACCAGGTACAGCATTCAACAGATGTCACAGATGACCTCTCAAGATGCTGCATCAAAGAAGTTGAGAAACCACAGACGGACAGGAGCAGTGGGATCGCTACAACAAGGCTCCCAATTCAAGTTCCTCATACCATCCAAG GAGCTGCAAGGCCTGGGAAAGTTGTGGGCTCGGTATTACGCTTTAATAATTGCGGGGCAGCAGCTGCAGCAGAGGCTCTTGAGCAGCGAAGGGTGGTGAGGAATCCAGCTGCTCCGGCTCAATACCCTGCTGCAAGTGCAGCTTCATATCCTAGAAGAAATCTGCCCTGTAAAAATGAGAGGGGAGAATGTGAAGGTGTTGAAGGTTCCAACGGACTGCAGCCAAAGCCTCCGCAATACATACCGAGGAAAGTTGCCGCTGCTCAGGGTGGATCTGGTAGCCAATGGTACTGA
- the LOC103453056 gene encoding BTB/POZ and MATH domain-containing protein 2 produces MDRIGVRNETLKHSSSPPPLAPPVTCSTSCTETVNGCHEFKISGYSLAKGMGIGKYVASDSFVVGGYTWAIYFYPDGKSIEDNAGYVSVFIALASEGTDVRALFELTLLDQSERQRHKVHSHFLRMLDGGPYTLKYRGSMWGYKRFYKRSLLEGSDYLKDDCLIIKCRVGVVKTNTEGPKTYNIAEPPSNIGQHFGKLLESGKLTDVSFKVDEEVFAAHKVVLAARSPVFKAQLFGPLKDKNTDFIIVEDIEAPAFKVLLHFIYWDSLPDMQELVGLLNSSWASTVMAQHLLAAADRYALERLKLMCEAKLCENVAINNVATTLALAEQHQCEQLRAVCLKFIAVPENLRAVIETDGFNYLRESCPSVITELLRYVASSGDHSFFTSGYGKGNLLDSTDGNGRRVKARLY; encoded by the exons ATGGACAGAATCGGGGTCCGCAATGAAACTCTAAAACACAGCTCGTCCCCACCGCCGCTGGCTCCGCCGGTTACGTGCTCGACGTCGTGCACGGAGACCGTAAATGGGTGCCACGAGTTTAAGATCAGTGGGTACTCCCTTGCCAAGGGTATGGGAATCGGTAAGTACGTCGCCTCCGATTCGTTTGTGGTGGGTGGGTACACGTGGGCTATATATTTCTACCCGGATGGCAAGAGTATCGAGGACAACGCCGGGTATGTGTCGGTGTTCATAGCTCTGGCCAGCGAGGGCACGGACGTCAGGGCGTTGTTCGAATTGACGCTTTTGGATCAGAGCGAGAGGCAACGGCACAAGGTGCATAGCCATTTTCTGAGGATGCTCGATGGCGGTCCTTATACGCTTAAATACCGCGGAAGCATGTG GGGTTATAAACGCTTCTACAAAAGAAGTCTTTTAGAGGGATCGGACTACCTTAAAGATGATTGCCTTATAATAAAATGTCGTGTTGGTGTTGTTAAGACGAATACAGAAGGACCTAAAACATACAATATAGCAGAACCACCTTCTAATATCGGCCAGCATTTTGGTAAGCTTTTAGAAAGTGGGAAGTTGACTGATGTAAGTTTCAAAGTTGACGAAGAAGTATTTGCTGCCCACAAAGTGGTGCTCGCAGCACGCTCACCTGTGTTCAAGGCACAACTTTTTGgtccattaaaagataaaaacaCTGATTTCATAATAGTTGAAGACATTGAAGCTCCCGCATTTAAG GTATTACTTCACTTCATCTACTGGGATTCTCTACCAGACATGCAAGAGCTTGTGGGCCTGCTAAATTCAAGCTGGGCGTCTACAGTAATGGCCCAACATCTTCTGGCAGCGGCTGATCGCTATGCCCTCGAGAGGCTCAAACTGATGTGTGAGGCTAAACTTTGCGAAAATGTTGCCATAAATAATGTTGCAACAACGTTAGCCTTGGCAGAGCAACACCAATGTGAACAACTTAGAGCTGTATGCCTCAAATTTATTGCAGTGCCTGAAAATTTAAGAG CTGTGATTGAAACTGATGGATTTAACTACTTGAGGGAAAGCTGCCCTTCAGTCATCACTGAGCTACTGCGTTACGTTGCAAGTAGTGGTGATCATTCTTTTTTTACTTCTGGGTACGGGAAAGGGAACTTATTAGACAGCACTGATGGGAATGGAAGGCGGGTTAAGGCAAGGTTGTATTGA